The nucleotide sequence TCCACCCCCGGGTGATGCACCCGCACCGCATCGACGAACTGTCGCTGCGGGTGCTCCTCGACGCGCGGCTGCGGGACATCCTCGAAGGGCTGCTGGGTGAGGAGGTCCTGGCCGCGCAGAGCATGTTCTACTTCAAGCCGCCGGGCGCCCGGGGGCAGGCGCTGCACCAGGACAACTTCTATCTGCGGGTCGAACCGGGCACGTGTGTGGCGGCGTGGATCGCCTGCGATGTGATCGACCGCGCCAACGGCGGTCTGGAGGTCGTGCCGGGGACGCACCGCATGGATCTCTTCTGCCCGGAGGAGGCGGACGCGGAGGTGTCCTTCGTCCGTGAGTACGTTCCGCCGCCGCCCGGTCTGGCCTCCGTGCCCGTCGACATGGCCCCGGGGGACGTCCTGTTCTTCAACGGCAGCCTCGTCCACGGCTCCCAGCCCAACCGCACCACCGACCGTTTCCGGCGTTCCTTCATCGGCCACTACGTGGGCCGTTCGACCGAACGCATCGGCCGCTACTACGACGTGCTGACGATGAGCGGCGCCCCGGTGCCCCTGGCGGAGAGCGAGGGGGCGGGCCCGTGCGGCACGGAGTTCGAGCCGCTGGGCGCCCACTGACCAGAACGTGCCTGCCGGGTCAGCCCAGTTCGAGCAGCCCCCGCCGGACCGCCTCGGACACCGTGCTCGCCCGGTTCTCGGTGCCGAGCTTGCGGTAGACGCGGACCAGGTGCGTCTTGATCGTGGCCTCGGTGAGGTGGAGGGAGGCGGCGATGGCACGGTTGCTGTGGCCCAGCGCCAGCAGCCGTACGACCTCGATCTCCCGGCCGCTCAGGGCGGTGCCCGGATCGGCCAGGTGACCGGCGAGGTGTCCGGCGGCCTCCGGGGCGAGTCCCATGCCGCCGGCCGCCGCGGCACGCACGGCCCGGAACAGTTCCTCGGGCGGGCCCGCCTTGAGGATGTAGCCCCGGGCGCCGGCCTCCATGGCCCGTACGACGTCGCCCTGGGTGCCGGAGCTGGTGAGGACGACGACCCGGCTGCCGGGGGTCCCGGCGGTGATCCGCCGGGTCGCGTCGAGGCCGTTGACCCGGGTGCCGGGGGTCGTGTCGTCGGTCAGCCGGAGGTCCATCAGCACGACGTCGGGGCCGAGCCGCGCGGCGAGCCGTACGGCCTCCTCGCCGTCACCGGTCTCCCCGACGACGTCGAAGCCGGGTTCGCCGGTGAGGAGGGCGCGCAGCCCGGCCCGTACGACGACGTGGTCGTCCACGATCAGGACGCGCAGCGGGGTGCCGGTCGGGTCGTTCACCGGTTGCCCGCCGGACCGGCCAGGGCGAGGGCGGCGCCCACGGGAAGGCTGGCGCGGGCCAGGGTGCCGCGGCCGGGTGCGCTGCGGACGGTGAGCGAGCCGCCGAGGGCGTCCAGGCGCTCCCGGCCGCCGGTCAGGCCGAGCCCCCGGTCGCAGGGCATCGCCGTCGCCGCCCTCGGGTCGAAGCCCAAGCCGTCGTCCCGTACCTCGACCGTGACGGTCGTGTCGTCGCGGTGGTCGAGGGTGACCCAGACGTGCCGGGCGCGGGCGTGCTCACAGGCGTTGGCCAGCAGACCCTGGGCGACGCGGAGCAGGGCGGCGGCCCGGTCGGCGGTCAGGTCGCCCGGCTCGCCCTCGGTGCGGAACAGCACCCGTGAGGGCGTGGCCGTGTCGCGGGCGCAGAGGGTGCGCAGCGCGGTGGTGAGGTCGTCGTGCTGCAGGGCGGGCGGGGTGAGGTCGCTGATGATGGTGCGGGTCTCCGCGAGGTTGGCGCCGAGCGCGTCCACGACCGTACGGACCTGGGTCCTGGCGAGGTCGGGGCGGCGGTCCCAGTCGCGGTCGGCGGCCTGGAGGAGCATGCGGCTGCCGGCGAGTTCCTGGGCGAGTGTGTCGTGCAGGTCGCGGGCGATCCGGGCGCGCTCGGCGAGCCGGCCGGCCTCGCGCTGACCCTGCGCCAACTCGGCCCGGGTGCACCGCAGTTCGCCGAGGAGTCGCTGTTGCGTGCGGTAGAGGGCGACCGTGGCCCAGAGCGCGGCGGCCGGCGGGACGACCAGTTCGGGGTGGAGGGTCCCGGAGGTCCGGGCGGTCAACAGGACGAGCAGCACGGTGATCACGCCGACGACGGTGACCGCCGTGCGGCCCGTGAACATGCGCAGGGCGAGGATCGCCAGGGGGAGCGCCAGCCAGGTGTAGGCGGTGGCGGTCGGGGCCGGCATCTCCCAGGAGGCCCGGCACCACAGCGTCAGCAGCGTGCCGAGCCAGAGGGGGCCCCACCGCCCCAGCCGGTCCCACAGGGCGAGCCCGCCCACGTATCCGACCGCCAACAGGGTGATGAGCGGGACCAGTTCCCAGCACAGGGCCGAGTTCAGGTCGACGAGGCGGACGACTCCGCCGATGACGACGGTCAGGAACAGCAGGTCCGGCAGCCGTCGCGGCGACAGTGGACCTCGGTGGACTAAGGCGGGGGCGGCGAAGGCGGGCACGGCGGCGATTCCCTCTGCGACGGTCCGGACGGGCACGGGGCTGGCGGGGCCAGCCGAGTGTAGACAGGGACACGTGTGACCGGGGTAAAGGAATGCGCGTACCCGCCGTGACCGGCGGGGTGGTTACCGCCCGGGGTGCAGGCCCAGGAAGCCCGGCGTCGGGTCGCCCTTGACCTCGCCGAAGTAGAGGGCGAAGGTCTGCTTCCAGCGCTCGACCTGGGCGCGGTCCTCCATGAATCGGGGGAAACCGTCGAGGTGCGCGTTGCGGTAGGTCCAGATGGGCTTCAGGCCGCCGGCGGGGGTGACGTCCGTGCGGACGGACCAGCCGTTGAAGGTGGCCTGCTGACGTTCGGTGGACAGCGCCCAGTTGAGGTACAGCTTGGCGGCGGTGGGATTGGCGGCCTTCTTGAGGATCGCGGCGCGCTGGCCCCAGGCCATGAAGGGGTGCCCGTCGGCCACGGCGAAGCGGGTCGCGGCGGTCGGAGGCGCGGTCAGCGAGCCGGACCCGCCGACGCCGACGGCCTTCTGCCTGCCGTTGACCGCGACACCAGGGGTGTGCGAACCACGGTTGAACTGCGGCTTCTGCGCGGCGAACTTCGCGATCCAGTCCCAGCCGTACGCCTCCTGGTAGAGGGAGAAGAGGTAGAGCACCGCGTCGTCGTCGTGCGGGTAGGAGGAGGCGATGGCGTCCTTCCAGCGCGGGTCGACCAGCTCGTACGGCGACTTGGGCGCGTCACCGGCGACGGCGTCGACGCCGTACATGTAGCTGAAGGCGATGACGGCGACGGCCGTCCAGGCGCCCTGCGGGTCGCGGAAGTCCTTGTACAGCTTGGAGAAACCGGCGGCCCTGTACGGCAGCAGCTTGCCCTGGCTCTTCCAGCGGGTGAAGTCCTGCAGTGTCTGGAGCTGGACGAGGTCGGGGACCAGGGTGTCGGTCGCCAGCTGGTTGTCGACGCGGACGTCGTGGTACTTGCTGTAGTCCACGACCATCGTCAGGTCGATGTCAGGGAAGCGCGTGCGGAACGCCTGGGCCGTGGAGTTCCCTTGGGTGGCGGTGTCGCCGCCCGCGTAGATCACGAGCCTGCCGCCCTCGGCGACCGCGTCACGGTACAGCTCGTCGATCGAGCGGGTCTCCTCCGGGCCCGACGCCGCCGTACGGGAGCCGGCCGCCGACGCGGTGGCCGCCGACGCGGTGGCGGCCGACGCGGTGGCGGCCTGTGCGGCGCCGGTCGCGACGAGCCCGCCGAGCGCGGCGCCCGCTCCGGTGGTGAGAATGCGTCGCCTGCTGAAACTGCTGGCCATGTGGGGGAAGGTCCTTCCAGGGCTTGACTCGTACGGCGCTGCCGCTGCGGCGGCACCGTAAGTCTGTGATCGACGGCGTCCGCCGCGCGTCGCCCGGAAGCCGCTGACGCGTTCAATCGTTCGGTTGAACGGACCTCATCCGTCACAGGTCGATCACCTCGTACCGCTCTCGCCCGATGCCCCGGTGCGGCGGGTCCGCGCGCTGCTTGAATGAGGCGGCTCCACCAAAACCTCATACGGCCTTCACGGAAGGCCCCCGTTGAAGGGCGTCGGCGTGGTTCTCAAGGGGCGGGTCAGGGAACGTGAGCGGCTCGACCGGCTGGTGGCGGAGGTTCGGCAGGGGCTGAGCGGGGTCGTGCTGCTGCGGGGCGACGCCGGGATCGGCAAGACGGTGCTGCTCGATCACGCGGGCCGGGAGGCCGCCGACCTGCGGGTGTTACGGGTGGCGGGCGTGGAGTCGGAGTCGGGCTTCCCGTTCGCCGCGTTGCAGCGGCTCCTCCTGCCGTTCCTGGACGGGCTGAAGGAGCCCGGTGTGCTGCCGCCGTCACAGGCCGAGGCGCTCCGGGTGGCGTGCGGGCTGGCCGACGGGCCGCCCGCCGACCGGTTCTTGGTGGGACTCGCGACGCTGACGATGCTCGCGGAGGCCGCGAAACGGCGGCCGGTGCTGGCCTGTGTGGACGACGCGCAGTGGCTCGACGAGGAGTCGCTGGGCGTCCTCGCCTTCGTGGGGCGGCGGGTGCACGCGGAGGGGGTCGGGCTGCTGTTCGCGGCCCGGACCGGGTTCGAGGCGCCCGCGGGCCTGCCGGTCACCGAAGTGGCCGGCCTTGAGGAGCCGTTCGCGCTTGAGCTGCTGCGGGAGGCCGTCGCCGGGCCTCTGGACGCCCGGGTGGGCGGGCGGATCGTGACCGCGACCGCCGGGAACCCGCTGGCGCTGGCCGACCTGGGGCAGGAGCTGACCGCCGACCAGCTCTCCGGCTCCCTCGCCCTGCCCGAACCGCTGCCCCTGGGCGGCCGGTTGGAGGCGCACTATCTCCGGCGGGTGCGCGAGCTTCCGGTGGCGGCACAGACCTGGCTGCTGCTGGCGGCCGCCGCGCTCGGCGGCGACCTCGGGTACGTCACGAGTGCGGCGCGGCGGCTCGGGATCGGGCCCCAGGACTCGGGTCCGGCCGAGGCGGCGCGGCTGGTGGTGCTGCGCACCGCCGTCGAGTTCCGGCATCCGCTGGTGCGGTCGGCGGTGTACGGCGGTGCCACCAGCGTGGAGCGGCGGCGGGCCCACCGGGCGCTGGCCGAGGTGACGGACCGGCCGACCGACCGCGACCGGCGGGCCTGGCATCTGGCGGCGGCCGCCCTCGGGCCGGACGAGGCGGTGGCCGCCGAGGTGGAGCGTTCGGCCGACCGGGCGGGCTCGCGGGGCGGCCACGCGGCTCGCGCCACCTTTCTCAGCCGGGCCGCCGAGCTGACCCCGGGCGATGTCGCGCGGGCCGGCCGGCTGCTGGCGGCGGCCGAGGCCGCGATGTCGGCGGGGGCGCCGCTGCAGGCGGAGTCGCTGCTGGACGCCGTCGACGTCGGTCTCCTGGGCGACGTGGGCCGGGGCCGGGCCCTGCTGGTGCGCTCCCACTCGGTGACGCTGCTCGGCGACGCCGGCTCGTTCGCGGCGGCGCCCGCACTGTGTCTGCGCGCCGCGCGGACCCTCACCGACGGGGCTCCGGAGCTGGCCCGGGAGGCGTTGCTGTGGGCGGTCCAGGGCGCGATCACCTCCGAGCACCTCATGCGGGACGCGACCGTCGCCGACATCGCGCGCGCCGTGGACGACCTGCTGCCCCGCACGGCGCCCGCGACCGGCGTCGACCTGGTGCTGCGTGCCTTCGCCGTCCTCGTCACCGACGGCTACGAGCAGGCCGTGCCCCATATGCGGCAGGCCCACGAGATGCTGCGGGACCCTCGGACCTCGGAAGAGGACGTGCTCCGCGCCTATCTGCCCACCACCACCCTGACGATGATGCTGTGGGACGAGGAGGCCCAGCGCGCGGTCATGCTGCGGGCCGCCGATGTCGCCCGCGGCACCGGCGCCCTGCCACAGCTGGACACCGCCCTGTACTGCTCGGTGATGCATGAGACCAACCTCGGCGAACTGGCCCTCGCGGACGACCTGCACGCCCAGGGCCACCAGATACGGGCCGCGATCGGTGCCACCGACGACACGTGGGCCATCTACCGGCACCCCGAACTGCTCGCCTGGCATGCGGACACCGACGAGCTGGAGGCCGTCCTGCGCGGCTCCATGGAAGCCGGTACGTGGCTGGGCAACGGCGCGGTGGAGTCCATCGCCCGCATCGGCATGGCGGTGCACGCCCTCGGCTCCGGCGACTACGCGCGAGCCCGCGCGATCACCCAGGAGCTGACCGGCCACGACACCTTCGCCCATCACTCCCGGCTCCTCCCGCACCTGGTCGAGGCCGCCGTCCGCTGCGGCGACCGCGTCCTCGCCACGGCGGCCCTGCGCACCCTCGCCGCGCGGGCGACGGCCACCGGCACCCCGTGGGCGCTCGGCCTGCTCGCCCGCTGCCGGGCGCTGCTCGCGCCCGCGGGCGACGCCGACCCGCTGTACCGCGAGGCGATCTCCCTGCTCTCCGGCAGCGGCGCGCGGGCCGACCTCGCCGTCGCCCATCTGCTGTACGGCGAGTGGCTGCGCCGCCGCAAGCGCCGCAAGGACGCCCGTGAGCAGTTGCGTACGGCCCTGGCGATGTTCGACACCATGCGGGCCAGGGGCTACGCGGCGCGCGCCGCACAGGAGTTGGCGGCGACCGGGGAGCATCCGCGGCGCGGGCCGGCGGGGGCGGGCAGCGCGCTGACGCCGCAGGAACTGACCATCGCGCGGCTCGCCAAGGACGGCGCGACCAACGCCGAGATCGCCGCCCGGCTGTTCATCAGCGCGAGCACGGTCGACTACCACCTGCGGAAGATCTTCCGGAAGCTCGACGTCACCTCGCGGCGGCAGCTGTCGCGGGTCCCGGAGCTCTGAGGCCGCGGTGGCGGGGTGGAGGGCCTCGGCCCAGCGTCGGGCCCCGGGGCACGACCACGCGTCACGACTACGCGTTCCACAGGATTCGGCGCGGCCCCGGCCCGCCGGAGGATGCACGGGTCGGACACGCCCGCAGACGGGAGCACGCCATGCCGTACGTCACCGCAGCCGACGGAGCACAGATCTACTACAAGGACTGGGGTCAGGGCCGCCCGGTCGTCCTGAGCCACGGCTGGCCACTGAACTCCGACAGCTGGGAGGCCCAGCAGCTGTTCCTGGCCACGCACGGTTTCCGTGCCGTCGCGCACGACCGGCGCGGTCACGGCCGGTCCACCCAGACCTGGCACGGCAACGAGATGAACACCTACGCCGACGATCTGGCCACCCTGATCGACACCCTCGACCTGCGGGACGTCACGCTCGTCGGGTTCTCCACCGGCGGTGGCGAGGTGGCCCGCTACATCGGCCGGCACGGCACCGGGCGCATCGCGCAGCTGGTGCTGGTCTCCGCCGTGCCGCCGTTCATGCTCAGGACCGACGACAACCCCGGCGGCGTGCCCGTCGAGGTGTTCGACGCGATCCGCGCCGGGTCGCTCGCCGACCGGTCGCAGCTGTACCGGGACCTCGCCGACGGCCCGTTCTTCGGCGACAACCGGCCCGGGGCCCATGTGTCGCAGGGAGTGCGGGACGCGTTCTGGCTCCAGGGCCTGCAGGCCGGGCACCGGAACGCGTACGAAAGCGTCGCCGCCTTCTCCGCCACCGACTTCCGCACCGATCTCGACGCCGTCGACGTGCCCGCCCTCGTCATCCACGGCGACGACGACCAGGTCGTGCCGTTCGAGGTGGGTGGCAAGGCGTCGGCGGCCCGCATCAAGAACGCGACGCTGAAGGTCTACCCGGGCGCCCCGCACGGCATCACGGACACACACAGGGACCAACTCGGCGCGGATCTTCTGGAGTTCCTCAACTCCTGAGCGCACAGGCCCTGATCGTCCCGTTCCCCTCGTTCATCCCGTTCTCCTCGTTCGTCCCGTTCTCCTGTTCACCTCGTTCCAGTTCCTGGAAGGAAAACGATGAGCAGTCCCGACACGATCGTCCTGATCCACGGATTCTGGGTGACTCCCCGGAGCTGGGAGCACTGGATCGCCCACTACGAGAAGCGCGGCTACCGGGTCCTCGCACCGGCCTACCCGGGCTTCGAGGTGGAGGTCGAGTCGCTGAACGCCGACACCACCCCGATCGAGAAGGTGACGGTCGCCCAGATCGTGGACACCCTGGTGACCCTCGTCCAGGGCCTCGACAGGCCGCCGATCCTCATCGGCCACTCCGCGGGCGGTGTCTTCGTACAGCTCCTTCTGGACCGGGGCCTCGGCGCGGCCGGCGTGGCGATCAACTCGGCGCCCACCGAGGGCGTCGCCGTGCTGCCGCTGACGCAGATCAAGTCGGCGTTCCCGGTGCTGAAGAACCCCGCCAACCGGCACCGCGCGGTCGGTCTCACCTTCGAGCAGTGGCACTACGCCTTCACCAACACCTTCCCGGAGGAGGAGTCGAAGGCGCTGTACGAGCGGTACGCCGTCCCGGCGTCCGGCAGCATCTTCTGGGACAGCGCCCTGGCCACCCTGCGCCCCGGCCACCAGAGCACCTATGTGAACTACCACAACGACGACCGGGCGCCCCTGCTGTTCGTCTCGGGCGAGAAGGACCATCTGATGCCGCCCAAGGTGCAGCAGTCCAACGCCAAGCACTACAAGTCGCACACGGTCACCGAGGTCAAGAAGTACCCCGGGATGCCGCATCTGCTGCCCGCCGCGCCCGGCTGGGAGGCGATCGCGGACCAGGCCCTCGACTGGGCGGTCTCGCACGCGCGGTAGTCCTCGCCACACCCGGGGCGGCTATTCGGCCGCCCCGGGACCGTTCCGGAAGGGACCTCCGTATGACCGGCGTCCGCGTCACGCACATCGGCGGCCCGACCACCCTGATCGAGATCGGCGGGCTGCGTCTGCTCACCGACCCGACGTTCGACACGCCGGGCCGCCGCTACGCCTTCGGCTGGGGCACGTCGTCCCGCAAGACCGCCGGACCCGCGCTGTCCGCCGCCGAACTGCCCCCGTTGGACGCGGTGCTGCTCACCCACGACCACCACGGCGACAACCTCGACGACGCCGGCCGCGCCCTGCTCCCCGGCACGCAGACCGTGCTCACCACCCCGTCCGGGGCCCGACGGCTGGGCGGCAACGCACGCGGACTCGGCCCCTGGGACACCTGGAAGCTCTCCTCCTCCGACGGCACGACCGTCGAAGTGACCGCCACCCCCGCCCGGCACGGCCCGCCCCTGTCCCGCCCGGTCGTCGGCGAGGTCACCGGCTTCGCCCTCGGCTGGCCGGGCCAGCGGCACGGGGTGCTGTGGATCTCCGGCGACACGGTCCTCTTCGAGGGCGTACGGGAGGTGGGCCGCCGCCTGACCGTGGGCACCGCCCTGCTCCATCTCGGTGGCGTCGGCTTCCCGGTCACCGGCCCGCTCCGCTACTCGATGACCGCCGCCGAGGCCGTGAGCGTCTGCCGGCTGCTCCGTCCCCGTACCGTCGTGCCGGTGCACTACGAAGGGTGGAGTCACTTCCGCGAAGCCCGCGCGGCGGCCGAGCGGACGCTCTCCGAGGCTCCGGCCGAGGTGCGCGACGTCTTCCGCTGGCTGCCGATGGGGACGGCGACGGAGCTCAGCGTCTGACGGCCGTGCCCTCGTCGTCGCCCGCCTCCAGCAGGTCCAGTGCCCGTTCCCAGTGGAACTCCCCGCGCCCGCCGTCCTCCTCGGCCCCGCCGGCGTAGGGGTCGCCGAAGCGGACACCCATGCCGCGCAGCCGCTCCAGGCTCGCGCGGTACGCCGGATGTGCGGCCAGCGCGTCGGCCACGCAGGGCAGGACGGCGATGGGGACGCCGAGGCCGTACGCCTCGCACAGGGTGCCGACCGCGAGGGTGTCGGCCAGGCCCCCGGCCCACTTGTTGACGGTGTTGAAGGTGGCGGGCGCGACCACGACGGCGTCCGGCGGTGGGAAGGGGCGCGGGTCGCCGGGCCGCCGCCAGGCGGAACGGATCGGGCGGCCGGTCTGCGCCTCGACCGCCGCCGTGTCGAAGAAGCCGCCCATGGCGACGGGCGTCGCGATGACCCCGACCTCCCAGTCGCGCTCCTGCGCGGCGGTGATCAGCTTGCTGACCTCCACGGCGATCCCGGCCGCGCAGACGACGACGTAGAGGAAGGGTTTCCCGCCCTGCCCGGACCCGGCTCCGGTCGCGTCTCCAGTCGCAGTCACCGTCGAACCCTATAGAACCGGGCTCGGCCCCCGGGTCACCTTTCGACGAAGCGTTCGACGTCGTCGGCGGTCGGCCGGAGCAGTCCGTCGCGTACGGCGAGGGCGGTGGCCTCGGCGCGAGAGGCGGCGCCGGTCTTGCGCAGCAGATGCTCGACGTGGGTGTGCACGGTGCGCGGGGACAGGAACAGCGCCTGGGCGATGGCCTGGTTCGTCTGACCGGTGGCCGCCCGGGTGAGCACCTCCAGCTCGCGGGGGCTGAGCCCGTACGGCAGCGGGGCGGGCGTCTCGTGGACGAGGACCGCCCGGCGTACGACGGCCGAGCCGAGGGTGTGGCGGCGGAGGGTGACCCGGTACCAGTCGGACCCGACGGGCCAGAGCAGGCGCAGCCGGGTGCCGTGCGAGTCGGCGAAGGCGCGCAGGAGGCGGCGGAACTCGGTGTCCTGGAGGACTGCGGCGGGGTCCCGGCCGGGGAGTTCGAGGGTGTCGTCGGCGACGACCAGGCTCGCTCCGCCCTCCGCCGGGAGGTCGGGGAGGTCGCCCGCGTGCGCGGTGGGGTCGGCGAGGACGCCCAGGGCGGGCAGCAGGGAGGCCAGCAGATGGCGGGTCCCGGTGTCGTAGGCGTCGGGGGTCGCGGTGGAGAGGGTGATCAGGCCGACCAGGCGGCCGCGGTGGCGCAGGGCGCCCGTCACCGCGTCGCGGACGCCCGCCGGGCGCATGCGCTCGGCGTAGAACCAGCCGTCGCGGTAGCGCTCGCCCGGGTCCTCGACGTCCTCGCAGATGGAGGGCGGGATCTCGCTGCGCAGGACGTTGGCGTACCAGGGGGTCGCGACGAACTCGGCGGCCAGGGCGGCGGAGACGTCGGCGTCGTAGCCGACGCCCGCGACCTGGGCGTAGGTGCCGGTGATCGGGTCGATCTCCAGGAGGGTGGCGGCGTCGAGGGGCAGGGCGCGGCCTAGTTCGTGGAGGGCCTCGGCGCAGGCGGAGGCGGTGTCGCGTTCGCGGGTGAGCATGCCGATACGGGTGGCGGCGGCGATCTGGTGGTGGGTGAGCATGCGAGCCTCCCGGGGCCGCCCCGAGACCGGAGAGGTCTTTTGGGCCCTAACGATAGAGGGGTGCGGATCGGTGGACAAGGCATTCACCGATCCGTGACCCGGAAGCCCGCCGCCGCTCCCCCGCCGTACGCGTTCGTGTCCCCCCGCCGTACGCACTCCCAGGTCCCACCGCCGTACGCACTCGGTATTTGTACGGATGGTGGGCCGGGGCGCGGGGGTCTTTTCTGTTCGGCACAGCATGATGCCCGCCGCTGACGGGCCCCGTCCCCCTTGGAGATCACCGCCATGACCAGACGCCCCCTTTCCGTCACCCCGGCCTCACGCAGGCAGTTCCTCGCGTGGTCCGCCGGCGCGCTCACCGCGACCGGACTGGCCGCGACGGGCTGCAGCGCCCCGGAGAGCAGCTCCGGTTCGGCGAAAGCGGCGGGCGCGTCTCCCTCCGCGAAGAAGCTCACGCAGATCGGCCTCGACTACCCCTTCACCCAGATCCCGCTCTACAGCACCCTGGTGAAGCTCTCGACGGCCGCCGCGAAGAAGCACGACGTCGAGCTGCTGACGACGAGCGACGCGAGCAACCCCGACACCCAGGCCAGCAACCTCAACACCTGGGTCGCGCGGAAGACGCAGGCGATCGTGTCGTTCCCGATGGTCTTCGAGGCCACCGAGTCGATCGCCAAGGCTGCGCTCGACGCGGGCCTGATCTGGGTGACGTACGGCGGGACGCTGGAGAACCAGAGCGCCGACATCCGGTTCAGCTTCCGCGAGAGCGGCACGCTGCTCGGCGAGTCGGCCGCGAAGTGGGCCGACGAAGAGCTGAACGGGAAGGGGAAGATCGCGTTCCTGGTCGACAACACGATCGAGCTGGGCCGGGAGCGTACGAAGGGCATGATCGACGCGTTCACGAAGCTCGCGCCCGGTGTAGACGTGGTGGCGCAGGAGCAGGCCATCGACCCCGACACGGGTCTGTCGAAGTCCAACGCCCTCCTCGCCAAGCACCCCGACCTGAACATCATCCTCGGCATCACGGACGCGGCGGCGTACGGCGGGTTCAAGGCGTTGCAGCAGGCCGGGCGGAAGAACGGCGACAGGAAGACGTTCGTCGGCGGCCAGGACGGCTCGGCCCCCTCCCTCCTCGCCATCAAGCAGGGCACCTTCTACCGCGCCTCCTCCGCCCTCGCACCGCTGGACATCTCCAACGCCATCGTCGACGTACCGCTCGCGGTCGCCGCCGGAAAGGCGAAGCCGAGCGTCGAGGTGCCGGTCAAGCTGATCCAGCGCGGCGACACGGCGGAGATCGACGCGCTGCTCGCCCAGAACGGGTAGGGCCGCGCGATGGCCGACATGAGCGACACCGCCGCGACAGCCAATCCGCCGAATCTGCGGATCACCTCCCTGAGCAAGTCCTTCGGTGGTGTGCGGGCGCTGGACGAGGTGGACCTCACCGTGCCCGCGGGGCAGGTCCATGCCCTGCTCGGGCACAACGGCGCCGGCAAGTCCACGCTGATCAAGTGTCTCGGCGGCGCGTTCCCGCCGGACGCCGGGACGATCGAGGTGGGCGGCGTCCCGTACGCCCGGCTCAGTCCGCGTGAGTCGATCGCGGCCGGGGTGGCGATCATCTTCCAGACGCTCAGCGTCGTGGGCTCCCTGACCGTGGCCGAGAACATCTTCCTCGGCCAGGAGTGGACCCGGTACGGCCGCATCGACCGCCGGGCCCAGGAGAAGGTGGCCGCCGAACTCCTCGACCGGGTCGCCGCGAGCTGCTCGCCCCGCGACCGGGTGGGTGAACTGCCCATGGGCCAGAAGCAGTTGGTCGAAATCGCCAAGGCCCTCAGCCGCAGCGCGTCCGTCCTGGTCCTGGACGAGCCCACGGCCGCCCTCTCCGGCACCGAGAGCGAGGCCCTCGCCACCCGCGTGGAGGACCTGCGCACCCAGGGCCTCGCCATCGTCTACGTCACCCACCTCCTGGCGGAGGTCGAACGCCTGGCGGACGCGGTGACCGTGCTCCGCGACGGCCGGGTCGCCCATCACACGGCCACGGGGGGCCACCACCGCCGGGACCTGGTGGAGGCGATCACGGGCAGCCGGGGAGCCGGGTCGGCGGTACCCGCCGGGAACGGGCCGAGTGCGGCCGGTGGCTCGGCAAGCGGGACCGCGGACGCCACCGCCCCCGAGGCCGCGGTCGGCCCGGACCGCGGCGACGCCCCGCACGGCGAACCGAGCCCCGCCGGGCCCCGCGGCCGCGAGGGCCACTTCTCGGCGGAGGCGGACGACCGCCCCCTCCGCTCCGGCGGCCCGTCGCCGAGCGCGGGCGGGTCGGCGACGCGCCGGACCGCCACGCCCGGTGGTGAAGCTCCGGCCCTCTCCTCCCCCGGTACTCCCTCCCCCGCCCGCCTCACCGTCCGTGGCCTGCGCGGCCCCGGCTTCGGTCCCGTCGACCTGACCGTCGGCGAAGGCGAGATCGTGGGTTTGTACGGGCTCATGGGGTCCGGCCGTACGCGGGTGCTGGAGACCCTGTTCGGCAGGCGGCGGGCTCTGGAGGGGGCGGTGCGCGTCGGGGGGCGGGCCGTCGCGCCGGTCCGCCCCGCCGACGCGCTGGCCGCCGGGATCGCGCTCGT is from Streptomyces sp. NBC_01314 and encodes:
- a CDS encoding phytanoyl-CoA dioxygenase family protein, yielding MTVTGKTEFEENGYLVVRGLFPPAEIEELCDRFAALREGGPIPGHFQPRPPAADGPADPLHVHPRVMHPHRIDELSLRVLLDARLRDILEGLLGEEVLAAQSMFYFKPPGARGQALHQDNFYLRVEPGTCVAAWIACDVIDRANGGLEVVPGTHRMDLFCPEEADAEVSFVREYVPPPPGLASVPVDMAPGDVLFFNGSLVHGSQPNRTTDRFRRSFIGHYVGRSTERIGRYYDVLTMSGAPVPLAESEGAGPCGTEFEPLGAH
- a CDS encoding response regulator; amino-acid sequence: MNDPTGTPLRVLIVDDHVVVRAGLRALLTGEPGFDVVGETGDGEEAVRLAARLGPDVVLMDLRLTDDTTPGTRVNGLDATRRITAGTPGSRVVVLTSSGTQGDVVRAMEAGARGYILKAGPPEELFRAVRAAAAGGMGLAPEAAGHLAGHLADPGTALSGREIEVVRLLALGHSNRAIAASLHLTEATIKTHLVRVYRKLGTENRASTVSEAVRRGLLELG
- a CDS encoding sensor histidine kinase, translated to MPAFAAPALVHRGPLSPRRLPDLLFLTVVIGGVVRLVDLNSALCWELVPLITLLAVGYVGGLALWDRLGRWGPLWLGTLLTLWCRASWEMPAPTATAYTWLALPLAILALRMFTGRTAVTVVGVITVLLVLLTARTSGTLHPELVVPPAAALWATVALYRTQQRLLGELRCTRAELAQGQREAGRLAERARIARDLHDTLAQELAGSRMLLQAADRDWDRRPDLARTQVRTVVDALGANLAETRTIISDLTPPALQHDDLTTALRTLCARDTATPSRVLFRTEGEPGDLTADRAAALLRVAQGLLANACEHARARHVWVTLDHRDDTTVTVEVRDDGLGFDPRAATAMPCDRGLGLTGGRERLDALGGSLTVRSAPGRGTLARASLPVGAALALAGPAGNR
- a CDS encoding ABC transporter substrate-binding protein; translation: MASSFSRRRILTTGAGAALGGLVATGAAQAATASAATASAATASAAGSRTAASGPEETRSIDELYRDAVAEGGRLVIYAGGDTATQGNSTAQAFRTRFPDIDLTMVVDYSKYHDVRVDNQLATDTLVPDLVQLQTLQDFTRWKSQGKLLPYRAAGFSKLYKDFRDPQGAWTAVAVIAFSYMYGVDAVAGDAPKSPYELVDPRWKDAIASSYPHDDDAVLYLFSLYQEAYGWDWIAKFAAQKPQFNRGSHTPGVAVNGRQKAVGVGGSGSLTAPPTAATRFAVADGHPFMAWGQRAAILKKAANPTAAKLYLNWALSTERQQATFNGWSVRTDVTPAGGLKPIWTYRNAHLDGFPRFMEDRAQVERWKQTFALYFGEVKGDPTPGFLGLHPGR